TTAGTGGATATATCTATAGAATATATGGATGGTGAACAACAGATTATATTAAACGGGGAAAATGTCACCGGCCTAATTCGGACTGAAGAAGTAGGCAATATGGCCAGCGCATGCTCAGTATATTCAAAAGTACGATTAAAGCTTGTTGAGCTTCAGCGTAGCCTAGCCGAAAAGTCAAATGTAGTAATGGATGGCAGAGATATCGGAACTTATGTACTACCCAATGCCAATTTAAAGATATATCTTACTGCCAGCAGCAAGGAAAGAGCAAAAAGAAGATATCTTGAGCTTATTAATAAGGGAATATCTGCCGATATAGATAATATTGAAAAAGATATTATTGACCGGGATAACCGGGATATGAACAGAGAATTTGCTCCTTTAAAACAGGCAGAAGATGCCATAGTAATAGATTCCTCAAATATGACAATTGACGAAGTGGCTGATTCTATTATAAAATATTATGAAAAATCAGTTAAATAATTTTGAAAATTAAGGAGTTAGAAATTTGAAGATAAAAGTTGCCGATAGTGCTGGGTTTTGCTTTGGTGTACAGCGGGCAGTTGATCTTGTATATAAGGAAATCAGCAATGGACTTCCGATTTATACCTACGGTCCGATTATTCATAATGATGAAGTAGTAGAAGACCTTAGGAAAAAAGGAGTAAAAGTAATAGAAACTCTTGAAGAATTAAAAGACTTACCCAAGGGAACAATAATTATACGTTCTCACGGCATTTCAAGAAAAGTCTATGATGAGATTTCCTCCTACGGCCATAATATAAAGGATGCAACATGTCCTTTTGTAAAAAAGATACACAATATTGTAAATAAACAAGATGAACGTCATATTATTATAGTCGGAAATCCGGGACATCCTGAAGTACAGGGTATAATGGGATGGTGCAATAATAATTATACTGTAGTTGAAGATATAGAAGGGGCAATGAATTTTAATTTGCCTTTAGATGTAAAAATATGCATTGTAGCCCAGACGACATATAATTACAATAGATTTCAAGATTTAGTTGAAATTATATCAAAAAAAGGTTATGATATATTTGTTTTAAATACCATCTGTAATGCGACGCAGTCTCGGCAACAGGAAGCTTATGAACTTGCAAAAAAATCCGAAGCTATGATTGTTATAGGTGGTAAACAAAGCTCAAATACAAGAAAGCTTTATGAGATTTGTAAAAAAGAATGTGAAAATACTTACTATATACAGAAACTTGATGACTTGGATTTAAATTCGTTTAAATCTTTTCGGAATGTAGGTATTACAGCAGGGGCATCAACCCCACATAATATTATCAAGGAGGTTCTTACCGTTATGTCAGAAAAGAGTTTTGAACAATTATTAGAGGAAGAAAACGTAGTAGAAATTAACAACGGTGACGTTGTGGAAGGAATAGTCTTAGGTGTTAAAGAAGATGAGATTATCTTAAATATAGGCTACAAGTCAGAAGGCATAATAACTAGAAATGAGTACACCAATACACCTAATTTAGATTTAACCACTGTTGTTAAACCGGGCGATAAGATGGAAGCAAAGGTTCTAAAAGTAAATGATGGTGAAGGACAAGTTGCTTTAACTTACAAACGCCTAGCAGCTGAAAAAGGTAATAAGAGATTAGAAGAGGCTTACAATAACAAAGAAGTTCTTACCGCTAAAGTTGCCGCAGTTTTAAAAGGCGGCTTAAGTGTTATTATAGACGAAGCCAGAGTATTTATACCAGCCAGCTTAATTTCTGATACCTATGAAAAAGATTTATCCAAATATGCAGGCCAGGAGATTGAGTTTGTAATAACAGAATTCAATCCAAGAAAGAGAAGAGTTATAGGTGACCGCAAGCAGTTAATTGTAGCTAAGAAAGAAGAGATGAAGAAAGAACTGTTCGAAAAAATCCAGGTTGGAATGACTATAGAAGGTACTGTGAAAAACATTACCGATTTTGGTGCCTTTATTGATCTGGGCGGAGCAGACGGTCTTCTTCATATTTCAGAAATGTCTTGGGGCCGTGTAGACAATCCTAAAAAGCTTTTCAAAGTGGGAGACACTGTTAAGGCCTTTGTTAAGGATATTCAAGGTGAGAAAATTGCATTAAGCTTAAAATTCGAGGATCAGAATCCTTGGCTTACAGCGGAAGAAAAATATGCAACCGGCAATGTTGTAAGCGGTGTAGTTGCTCGTATGACTGATTTTGGCGCCTTTGTTGAACTAGAACCCGGTATTGATGCACTATTACATGTATCCCAGATTTCAAAGGAGCATGTTGAAAAACCTTCTGATGTTCTTTCAATCGGAGAAGAAATAACTGCTAAGGTTGTAGAATTTAATAAGGAAGATAAAAAAATTAGTCTAAGTGTAAAGGCTTTAGAAGTAGCAGAGAATGCTAATCAAGAGCAAGACAAGGAGCAAGAATCTGAATCCAATGATGCTTCAACCACAGAAGCTTAATTAACATATTATAATGCAAATGATAAGGAGATACCGATGTGTTGGGTAGCTACGAAGCATTTAAAGAATTTATTTATCAATTAACAAAAATAGATTTAAATTCTTATAAAGAAAGACAAATGAAACGGCGGATAGATGCCTTAATAGTAAAACACGGAATAAGTTCTTATAAGGATTATGTAAACATCTTAAAAACCGATAAGACTTATTACAATGAATTTATCAATTATATAACCATTAACGTATCTGAATTTTATAGAAATCCGGATCAATGGTTGGTTTTAGAAAAAGATGTACTTCCATATCTTTTTAACAATTTCGGAAAACAGTTAAAAATATGGAGTGCAGCTTGCTCTACAGGAGATGAACCATATTCTCTTGTGATGCTTTTGGCCAAGTTTTTACCTTTAAATAAGATCAAAATATTGGCCACAGACATTGACCGGCTGGTACTTGAAAAAGCAAAAATTGGGGTATACGATTATAAAGATATGAAAAGACTTCCGCCTGAGTTTGTTAAGCGTTATTTTACACAGATTGATAGTAAGACTTATAAAATATCTGATGAAATTAAATCCTGTGTAGAATTTATGCAACATGATTTATTAAAAGATCCCTATCCGGCCGAATGTAACCTTATTGTATGCCGCAATGTTTTGATTTACTTTACCGATGAAGCAAAGAATCGTATTTATAATAATTTTCATAATGCCTTAAAAGACAATGGTATATTATTTGTAGGCAGTACGGAGCAGATGCTTAATGCTAATAAACTTGGTTTCCAAAGTCTTAAATCTTTCTTTTATACAAAAGTGTAACAAAAAGTTCCCGAATCATCGGGAACTTTTTTAGAATTATAGCTTATTTTAATAATAATTAATGGTTGATTTTTAATATGATATCGAGTATATTGATTTATAGATTAGCCAAGAAAGTATTTATTAAGGCATTTTCTTGGCTAATATCAGTAAAAGCATTGTTAATGCAGATAGGAGTTTTAGTATGCAAAAAACGATTACCATTGCCGTTGACGCTATGGGAGGCGATAACGCTCCCAAGGAAATAATAAAAGGTGCTGTACTGGCAGTACAAGAAAAAAGGAATATCAAAGTAATTTTAGTAGGAAAAGAAGCGGTCATTCGAAATGAACTTGGCGGATATGAATATGATAAAGAGCGTATAGTTATTATTAATGCCGAGGAAAATATAACGAATAATGAGTCTCCCGTCATGGCAATCCGCCGTAAAAAGAATTCCTCAATCGTTGTTGCATTAAATCTCGTAAAAAATGGGGAAGCCGATGCTTTTGTTTCTGCCGGCAGTACAGGAGCAGTCTTAGCAGGGGGACAACTGATTATAGGTAGAATTAAAGGTGTGGAAAGGCCACCCCTTGCCCCTATTATACCTACCATAGCCGGTGCCTCATTACTGATAGACTGTGGTGCCAATGTAGATGCAAGACCCAGTCATTTAGTGCAGTTTGCAAAAATGGGTTCCATATATATGGAAAATGTTGTTGGAGTAAAAAATCCTAGAGTAGCAATAGTAAATATCGGAGCAGAAGAAGAAAAGGGAAATAACTTGGTTAAAGAAACATTTCCTTTACTAAAAAATTCTACCGATATTAATTTTATTGGTAGCATTGAGGCAAGAGATATTCCATATGGTGCTGCTGATGTTATTGTCTGCGAGGCCTTCGTAGGAAATGTAATACTTAAGCTTTATGAAGGACTGGGATCTGCTCTTATAGATAAGATAAAAGAAGGGCTTATGAGTACTACCAAGAGTAAGATAGGTGCTCTTTTAAGCAAATCAGCCTTAAAAAATACTTTAAAAGCATTTGATTATTCCCAGTATGGAGGTGCTCCATTATTAGGTTTAAAAGGCTTAGTTGTTAAAACCCATGGCAACTCTAAAAGCAATGAGATTAGAAACTCTATTCTGCAATGTGTGGCTTTTAGCGAGAATAAAATTAATGAAAAAATCGAAGATAATTTAAAAGATTATGAAAATAATATAAAGAAGGGTGAATGATTATGGAATTTGAAAAACTACAAAAAATAATTAGTGAAGTATTGAATGTCGATACTGATGAAATAACTATGGATACCACCTTTGTGGATGATCTTGGAGCTGATTCCCTAGACTTATTCCAAATTATAATGGGCATTGAAGAGGAATTTGATATTGAAATAGCAAATGAAGATGCTGAAAACATTGTAACTGTTGGGGATGCCGTAGAACAAATTAAGAACGCAATAAACTAAATTTTGATGATTATGAGTACTAGGTAAAAGCCCTATGAATAAGGTTCGCCTTATTTAATGGGCTTTTATATTAAGCATATAGAATAAATCAATAACTAGGTGATTTTATTTTATGTTATAATATATTAATTTATTAAGGAGGAAATAACATGAGTAAAGCTAGAAAACCTAAAACCTCCATTGCTTTATTGGAAAAAAAGATTGATTATCATTTTAATGATTCTGCCTTGCTTCTTCAAGCCTTAACCCACAGTTCTTATGCCAATGAAATGAGGATGAACAAAGAAAACAATAATGAACGGCTTGAGTTTCTTGGAGATGCTGTACTGGAGCTTGTCACCAGTGAGTATGTATTTAAAAGTCATAATCATTTACCGGAGGGAGATCTTACAAAGCTTAGAGCCAGTATAGTTTGTGAACAATCCTTATCATCCTGTGCAAAAGATTTGAATATAGGTGATTTCTTACTTCTTGGTAAAGGAGAAGAACTTTCAGGGGGACGCCATAGGGAGTCTATTTTATCGGATGCCCTAGAAGCTATAATCGGTGCTATTTACCTTGACGGTGGTTTTACTAATGCAAAAGAGTTTGTTCATAAATTTATCCTTAACAATGTAGAACATAAGGAACTCTTTTTCGATAGCAAGACTATCTTACAGGAAATCATTCAAAATGATAATAATAAGCAAAAAATCCGTTATAAGCTTATATCAGAAGAAGGCCCTGATCATAACAAATCCTTTACTATTGCTTTATATGTAGGCAATGAGCAATATGGTTGTGGTATAGGTAAAACTAAAAAAGCAGCAGAACAAGAAGCTGCCATGCAGGCAATTAAAAAGCTTCAAAAGAAGTAATTTTATTTAAAATACGGATGGGAGATACTTAAATGTATTTAAAAAGTATAGAAGTACATGGCTTTAAATCCTTTGCAAATAAAATGCTTTTAGATTTTAATAGTGGCATTACTGCAATTGTAGGACCTAACGGTAGCGGAAAAAGTAATATAGCCGATGCAGTCCGCTGGGTACTGGGAGAACAAAGTGCAAAACAGCTTAGGGGTTCAAAAATGGAAGACGTCATATTTTCCGGTACTGAAATGAGAAAACCCCTAGGCTATGCATATGTAGCTTTAACTATGGATAATTCAGATCATAAACTTCCCATAGATTATAAAGAAGTAACTGTTGCAAGAAGAGTATACCGTTCAGGAGAAAGTGAATATCTAATTAACGGTAGCAGTTGTCGCTTAAAAGACGTTCAGGAACTATTTATGGATACCGGTATAGGAAAAGAAGGTTATTCCATAATAGGACAAGGACAAATTGATAAAATTTTAAGCGGAAAACCGGAAGATAGAAGAGAGTTATTTGATGAGGCGGCAGGTATCGTAAAATTCAAAAGAAGAAAATATGAAGCAGAAAAAAATCTGGAGGAAGAAAGAGCAAATCTGTCCAGAGTTTCTGATATTATTACAGAAATTGAACGACAGTTAGTTCCTTTAGAAAAGCAATCTGAAACAGCAAAGATTTACTTAAATTATAGAGAAGAATTAAAAAATCTAGAAGTATCTTTGTTCTTAAAAGAATACGATAAAATCCATCAATCTAAGGAAGATGTTGAAAACAAGTTAAAGATTGCCACCGAGGATTTGGAAGAAGCAAAAAAAGAGTATGAGAATATTAAAAATGAATACCAAAGATTAGAATTACAGTTAGAAGAGTTAGATGGCAGCATTGTAGCAAATAAGGCCTCCTACAATGAATATCTTCTTAAGAAGGAGAAAGCAGAGGGTGAAATAAAAGTATTAAATGAACAGATTAATTCCCTTCTGCAAAATGATGAGTATTATCAGGAAAGAATTCATTCCAATGAACAGGAAATTATTATAAAAAAGACCGAGGAAGAGGAGTATTTTGAAAAAAAGAATACCCTTGATATTCAGATAGCCAATATTGACGATACTCTTAGTGCTGTCTTGCTTGAACTGGAAAATATCAGAGAAAACATAGCTAAATATACTAAGGAAATTGAGGAGTGCGGCAATGCAATCTTTGAATATTTAGATGCAAATTCAGGTATTAAAAGTAATATTCAAAGATATCAAACCATGCTAGAGCAAAACTCCTTTCGAAAAGCTTCACTTAATCAGAAAGTTTTAAAAATTAAAAGTGAAGAGGGTATTTATGAAGAGGAGATTAGTAAATGTAAGCTGCATTTAGAAAATGTTTCTGATGAAATTCTGCAGTATACCAAGGATATTACAGCCTTGGAAAAATCCATTAAGGATACAAGACTTTCCCTTGATAATTTGACACTTAAAACAAGTAAACTTCATGAAGCTTATCATGTTGAAAAATCAAAACTAGAATCTTTAATTAACTTAGCTGAACGATATGAGGGCTATGGTCATAGTATCAAAAGGGTAATGGAGCAAAAAAAATCATATCCCGGCATTATAGGTGTAGTTGCAGATATTATAAAAACAAAAAAAGAATATGAAACTGCAATCGAAACAGCCTTAGGCCAAAGTATACAAAATATCGTAACAGAAGATGAACAAACAGCCAAGGATATGATTGCATATCTAAAGAAGAACAGATTTGGAAGGGCAACTTTCCTTCCCCTTACAAACATAACTTATTCTAAAACCTTACATAACCATAGTGTATTAAAGGAAAAGGGTGTTATAGGTATTGCCAGCCAATTGGTTGAAGTTGATAGTAAATATCATACATTAATAGGCTATTTGCTTGGTAGAATAGTAGTTGTAGATAATATAGACAATGCTACCATTATAGCAAAAAAATATCAGTATTCCTTAAGAATAGTAACCTTAGAAGGAGAATCTCTTACTCCTGGAGGATCTATTTCAGGTGGAGCTTATAAAAATGTCAGCAATTTACTGGGAAGAAGGCGTGAAATTGAAGCTTTAGAATCCTTAGTAAAAAAGCTATATAATCAGGTCCAAGAGCTGACTTTAGAAAAAGAAAAGGAAAATGATAAATATAAGAACTTATTAGTTAGGCTAGATGAAGTAAAAGAACAACTTCAAGAAAAATATCTTCTGCAAAATACTGCAAAAATAAATCTTGACCAGGCTCTTACAAAAAAGGCTGAGACAGAAACCATATATCAGGATTATGTAAAAGAATTAGAAGAAATAAATAAGCAAGCTTTTGAACTTAAAAGCAACTTAGAGGAACTAAACAAATCTCTTTCTGATAATTTATTGAAGAATTCGGAAAATGAACATAAGATAGAAGAGTTAAACAAGCTTCTTTTAATAGAAAAAGAAAAGGAAGCCGCAACCGCTGAAAAAGCTTCTTCATATCGGATGGAATTATCTAAGCTTGAGCAAAATAGCCAGTTTATATTGGAAAATATAAAAAGAGTAAAAAAAGAAATTGAACGCTTATATAACGAGGAAGCCACTATAAAGGCCGATATGGAAAAAGCTTATCATTTAGTCCAGGAAAAAAAGGAAAGTATAAAAAAGACACAGGAGAGTATAAATGAAACTAACAATATTCTTTCCAAACTAAATGAAAACATTAATGAGCAGACTAAAGAAAGAGATAATATAGCAAAAAATCATAAGTCTATCTTTGAAAAAAGAGACGAATTATCCTCTAGAATTCACGCTTTAGACAAGGAATGCATAAGGCTTACCGGCCAAAAGGAAAAGCTTATAGAGCAGCTTGACCAGCAAATGAATTATATGTGGGAGGAATATGGCCTTACTTATACCACATCTTTAGAATATAACTGCAATAAGGATATTAGCTTAACTGCTGCCAAAAAATCCATTCAAGAAATCAAAGGAAAGATTAGGGAACTTGGAGATGTTAATGTTAATGCCATCGAGGATTTTAAAAATTTATCAGAACGCCATAAGTTCCTTACAAGCCAGAGGGAAGATTTAATCCAAGCAGAAGAAGATCTCCTTCAAATTATTAGTGAATTAGATAAGGAAATGAAATTGCAGTTTGAAATGCAGTTTGCAGACATTAAAGAGCAATTTGACATAGTATTTAAAGAGTTATTCGGGGGAGGAAAGGCTGATTTAGAACTGACAGATGATGAAAATGTCTTAGAGGCCGGTATAAGAATTAATGCCCAGCCCCCGGGAAAAAAACTTCAAAATATGATGCAGCTATCCGGTGGTGAGAAGGCTCTTACTGCCATAAGTCTTTTATTTGCCATACAAAATCTAAAGCCTTCACCTTTTTGTTTACTGGACGAAATTGAAGCGGCTTTAGATGATTCTAATGTAAAACGTTTTGCAAACTATTTACAGAGATTGTCAAAAGACACACAGTTTATTATAATTACACATAGAAGAAATACAATGGCCGCTGCTGATATATTGTATGGTATAACTATGCAGGAAAAAGGGGTATCTACCTTAGTATCAGTAAGCTTAATTGAAAATGAACTAGATAAATAATAAGATTTATTACGGAGGTTTTTATGGGAGAGAAGAAAACCGGATTTTTCGGTAAACTAGTTAAAGGTCTTACTAAAACACGAAATAATATTGTCCAAGGTATTGACGCTATTTTCAGTGGTTTTTCCAGCATAGATGAAGATTTCTATGAAGAATTAGAAGAAATCCTGATTATGGCTGATCTTGGTGTTAAAACAACTACTGCAATTATTGAAGACTTAAGAGCTAAGGTTAAAGAAAATAAAATAAAAGATCCTTCAGAATGCAGAGAGCTTTTAATAAACACAATAAAAGAGCAGATGACAGTTGCAGAAACTGACTATGAATTTGAAAACAGAAAATCAATTGTTCTGGTTATAGGAGTAAACGGTGTAGGCAAAACCACCACAGTTGGTAAACTGGCCGGTCAATATAAGGCCCAGGGGAAAAAGGTTATTGTGGCTGCTGCCGACACCTTTAGGGCTGCAGCTATAGAACAATTGACCGAATGGGCAAATCGTGCCAATGTTGAGATTATATCTCAAAAAGAAGGCTCCGATCCCGCTGCTGTAATTTATGACGCCGTCACAGCTTTTAAAGCCAGAAATGCAGACATACTTCTTTGTGACACTGCCGGAAGACTCCATAACAAAAAGAATCTTATGGAGGAACTAAAAAAGATAAATCGTATTATAGACAGGGAATGTCCGGATATTTACCGGGAAACTCTTGTGGTTCTTGATAGTACCACCGGTCAAAATGCCCTGGCCCAAGCCAAAGAATTTAATGAAGTTGCTGACTTATCCGGTATTGTACTGACAAAACTAGATGGAACGGCAAAGGGGGGTATAGCCATTGCCATCCAATCTGAACTAAATATACCGGTAAAATATATAGGTATAGGCGAACAAATCGATGATTTACAGAAATTTAATGCAACCGATTTTGTCAATGCCTTATTTGAAAAAAACCAATAGGGGAGACGATTATATGAACTTAGAGAAGTTTGAAGAAGCTACGGAAGCCGTAAAAAAGGTAATACTTAGAACAAAACTAATCTATAGTGACTACTTTAGCGAAATATCAGGAAATAAAGTTTATCTAAAGCCTGAAAACATGCAATTTACAGGAGCTTATAAGGTAAGGGGGGCCTATTACAAAATCAGTACTCTATCAAAAGAGGAAAGGGCTAAAGGTCTTATTACGGCATCTGCCGGAAACCATGCACAAGGTGTTGCCTATGCAGCAAAATTATATAATGCCAAAGCTATAATTGTTATGCCAAACACCACACCTTTAATAAAGGTAAATCGAACCAAAAGTTATGGTGCAGAGGTAATACTTCATGGGGACGTATATGATGATGCATGTAATTACGCTTATAAATTAGCCAAAGAAAAAGGTTATTCTTTTATTCATCCTTTTAATGATGAAGATATAGCCACCGGACAAGGTACAATTGCAATGGAGATCTTTAAAGATCTGCCTACTGTAGATATTATTCTGGCCCCTGTGGGAGGGGGCGGTTTACTGGCCGGAGTGGCCACCTTAGCCAAGCAATTAAATCCTAATATCAAAGTTATCGGAGTAGAACCGGCCAATGCAGCCTGTATGAAAGAATCCTTAAAGGCAGGTCATGTGGTTACAATTAATAATGTGGATACTATTGCCGATGGTACCGCAGTAAAAACCCCCGGCGATATTATTTTCCCTTATATACAAAAATATGTAGATGATATTATTACGGTTGACGACTGTGAACTTATCGTTAACTTCCTTGATATGATTGAAAATCATAAAATGGTTGTAGAAAATTCAGGTTTACTAACTGTAGCGGCCCTTAAACATTTAAAATGCAAAAACAAAAAAATAGCGGCTATTTTAAGCGGCGGAAATATGGATATAATCACCGTATCCTCAGTAGTCCAACATGGTTTAATTCAAAGGGGTAGGGTATTTACCGTATCAGTTCTGCTTCCTGACCGTCCCGGTGAGCTCTTGAATGTGGCTGCAATCATAGCAAAAGAACAAGGTAACGTTATTCGCCTAGACCATAATCAGTTTGTCAGCATTAATCGAAACAGTGCCGTAGAACTTACAATTACAATGGAAACCTTTGGCCATGAACATAAAGACCAGATAGTTGAAGCACTGACTAAAGCCGGATATGACCCAAAGGTATGTCATCCAAATAAGATTTATGATTAATTCATAATAAAATATTTTATTTTTAGATACTTTTACAGGGTGGAAGTTATTTACACATTAATATAGAATTGATATAATACATATATCTTTATATTCTATATTAATCTGTAAAGCTTCTACTTTTCGTGATTTCTTCCTGAGATCCCAAAAACAGTTGACATGGCTGATATTATGAGTTAATATAATATTAGAACATTCGTTCGGGTTGCGTATATAGCCCAAGAATGCAGGCTATAAAGAAAGGTGTGGATATTAATATGGCAAAAGATGATAGAATAAGGGCTTTAGAATCGGCACTAGCCCAAATCGAAAAACAGTACGGTAAGGGTTCCGTTATGAAGCTGGGGGAAACCAGAACTAATATGAATATTGAAACAGTACCTACCGGTTCCATCAGTCTTGATATAGCTTTAGGACTAGGTGGTGTTCCCAAGGGAAGAATTATAGAAATCTATGGACCTGAATCCTCCGGTAAGACCACTGTTGCATTACATATGGTAGCGGAAGTACAAAAGCTTGGAGGAATAGCCGGATTTATCGATGCTGAGCATGCCCTAGATCCTGTCTACGCTAAGAATATTGGTGTTGATATTGATAATTTATATATTTCCCAACCGGACAACGGAGAACAGGCCTTAGAAATTACTGAGACCATGGTTCGTTCCGGTGCAGTTGATATTATTATTGTTGACTCTGTAGCCGCCCTAGTTCCTAAGGCGGAAATCGATGGTGATATGGGCGATTCCCATATGGGGCTACAGGCAAGATTAATGTCTCAGGCCTTAAGAAAGCTTACTGCTGTAATTAGCAAGTCTAACTGTATAGTGATTTTTATTAACCAGCTCCGTGAAAAGCTTGGTGTTATGTTCGGTAATCCAGAGACAACAACCGGTGGACGAGCCCTGAAATTCTACGCATCGGTTCGTCTTGATGTACGGAGAATTGAATCTCTAAAACAAGGGGGAGAAGTTATCGGTAGCCGTACCCGTATTAAAGTTGTTAAAAACAAAATAGCTCCACCGTTTAAAGAAGCGGAGTTTGATATTATGTTCGGTAAAGGTATCTCCAAGGAAGGAGATGTTCTGGATTTGGCAGCTGAAGTTGGTATTGTTAACAAA
This genomic interval from Herbinix luporum contains the following:
- the ftsY gene encoding signal recognition particle-docking protein FtsY, with product MGEKKTGFFGKLVKGLTKTRNNIVQGIDAIFSGFSSIDEDFYEELEEILIMADLGVKTTTAIIEDLRAKVKENKIKDPSECRELLINTIKEQMTVAETDYEFENRKSIVLVIGVNGVGKTTTVGKLAGQYKAQGKKVIVAAADTFRAAAIEQLTEWANRANVEIISQKEGSDPAAVIYDAVTAFKARNADILLCDTAGRLHNKKNLMEELKKINRIIDRECPDIYRETLVVLDSTTGQNALAQAKEFNEVADLSGIVLTKLDGTAKGGIAIAIQSELNIPVKYIGIGEQIDDLQKFNATDFVNALFEKNQ
- the ilvA gene encoding threonine ammonia-lyase, yielding MNLEKFEEATEAVKKVILRTKLIYSDYFSEISGNKVYLKPENMQFTGAYKVRGAYYKISTLSKEERAKGLITASAGNHAQGVAYAAKLYNAKAIIVMPNTTPLIKVNRTKSYGAEVILHGDVYDDACNYAYKLAKEKGYSFIHPFNDEDIATGQGTIAMEIFKDLPTVDIILAPVGGGGLLAGVATLAKQLNPNIKVIGVEPANAACMKESLKAGHVVTINNVDTIADGTAVKTPGDIIFPYIQKYVDDIITVDDCELIVNFLDMIENHKMVVENSGLLTVAALKHLKCKNKKIAAILSGGNMDIITVSSVVQHGLIQRGRVFTVSVLLPDRPGELLNVAAIIAKEQGNVIRLDHNQFVSINRNSAVELTITMETFGHEHKDQIVEALTKAGYDPKVCHPNKIYD
- the recA gene encoding recombinase RecA, yielding MAKDDRIRALESALAQIEKQYGKGSVMKLGETRTNMNIETVPTGSISLDIALGLGGVPKGRIIEIYGPESSGKTTVALHMVAEVQKLGGIAGFIDAEHALDPVYAKNIGVDIDNLYISQPDNGEQALEITETMVRSGAVDIIIVDSVAALVPKAEIDGDMGDSHMGLQARLMSQALRKLTAVISKSNCIVIFINQLREKLGVMFGNPETTTGGRALKFYASVRLDVRRIESLKQGGEVIGSRTRIKVVKNKIAPPFKEAEFDIMFGKGISKEGDVLDLAAEVGIVNKSGAWYSYKEAKIGQGRENAKQFLAENPEIFEEIYEQVRESFGIKSAIKYVEGIETEK